From Phosphitispora fastidiosa:
CCGAAGATGGCGAAGGCCGCCGGGAAGTTTTGGCCTGCCAAAACGAGAGGCGGCCATCTTGTAAAAAAAGCCCAATGAGCCATCGAGTTCGGGGACGCTGCCTTGTTGCCGGGGGGTGGCAGCTTAGACTCATAGGCGGCAGTGCGGAAAAATCGGTGCAATGCCTCACCATATGCACCCCGGTCATTTCCAGAGCTTACTCGTAACGCCCGGGAAACAAAAAACTCCTTACCGGCTCTTGACAAGCCAATAAGGAGGTAAATGCATTAAAACGTCTACCTGCCCTTATTGGCCTCACAGGACCAGTTTAAAGGGTTATCCGGTATCCTCTTCAATAACAACTTTATCATCTTTATCTATTTCGGAAAGATATACCGAAATGATTTCTTTCTTTGAAGTGGGAACATTCTTGCCAACATAATCTGCTCTTATCGGCAGCTCCCGGTGGCCTCTGTCAACAAGCACCGCCAGTTGAATGGAATTGGGTCTTCCCAGGTCGATAATTGCATCCAGAGCCGCCCTTATCGTCCTTCCGGTAAATAACACATCATCAACAAGAACCAGTGTCCTGTTATCGACTGCAAAGGAAATATCTGTCCGGTGAATTACCGGCTGCTGAGTGATAGTTGTCAGATCATCCCGATAAAGGGTAATGTCCAGAACCCCTATCGGAATATCCTTGCCCTCAATTTCCTTTATCCTTTTAGCCAGGCGTTCAGCAAGGGGAACACCGCGCCTGCGGATACCAATCAAGGCAACTTCTTCCACACCCTTGTTCCGCTCAATAATCTCATGAGCTATCCTGGTTAGCGCCCTGCGGATTCCATCAGCATCAAGAATTACCGCTTTTTCACTGAGCATTTTATCACCACCTGTCCAGTTGGATTTTAGAACACCGGCAAATCTACACTCAATTAGCATACTTAACTACAAAAACTGCACATTAAAAAGCCTGCTTACTGAGACGCAAGCAGGCATAGTTTCCCCAAAATAAATAACTACTATGTTCCCTTACTAGCC
This genomic window contains:
- the pyrR gene encoding bifunctional pyr operon transcriptional regulator/uracil phosphoribosyltransferase PyrR, giving the protein MLSEKAVILDADGIRRALTRIAHEIIERNKGVEEVALIGIRRRGVPLAERLAKRIKEIEGKDIPIGVLDITLYRDDLTTITQQPVIHRTDISFAVDNRTLVLVDDVLFTGRTIRAALDAIIDLGRPNSIQLAVLVDRGHRELPIRADYVGKNVPTSKKEIISVYLSEIDKDDKVVIEEDTG